One Ensifer adhaerens genomic window, CGAGAGCGTGCGCCGCGTGCTCGACCAGTTGCCCGACGGTGAATTCTCCTACGAGATGGACCAGGGCTGCAGCATTGTGGTCAAGATCACCGTCGACCGCGACAAGCGCGAGGCAACGGTCGATTTCACCGGCACGTCGGAGCAGCGCAGCGACAACTTCAACGCCCCCGCACCCGTCACCCGCGCGGCCGTGCTTTATGTCTTCCGCGTGCTGGTCGAAGCGGAAATCCCGATGAATGCCGGCTGCCTGCGCCCGATCCACGTCGTCATCCCCGAGGGAACGATGTTGACGCCGCGCTATCCGGCAGCCGTCGTTGCCGGCAACGTCGAGGTCAGCCAGGCGGTGACCAACTGCCTGTTCGGCGCCGTCCAGAGCCAGGCGGGCGCACAAGGGACGATGAACAACCTGACCTTCGGCAACGACAATTATCAGTACTATGAGACCATCTGCTCCGGCGCGCCGGCCGGCCCGGGCTATAACGGTGCCGATGCGGTCCACACCCACATGACCAATTCGCGCCTGACCGATCCGGAAATCCTCGAAACCCGCTTCCCTGTCGTGCTCGAAGATTTCCACATTCGCGTCGGCTCCGGTGGCCGCGGCCAGTGGAACGCCGGCAACGGCACGAAGCGCACGATCCGCGCCCGTGAAAAGCTGGACTTCGCCATACTCTCCGGCCATCGCCGGATCGCGCCCTTCGGCATCAAGGGCGGCAGCCCGGGGGAACTCGGCCGCAACCTCGTTCGCCGCAACGATGGCCATACGGAGGAACTGCCGGGCTCCGCCCACACGGTACTTGAAGCCGGCGAGGCGTTCACGGTGGTGACGCCGACCGGCGGCGGCTACGGCCGGTCGTAACGTCAAGAGAAACCAATCTCCCAAGACTGCTGCGGTGGTCTGCGGGCGGGCGAGCGATCGTCCGCCCGTTTTTGTTTTCGGATATGCGTGCCTGCTTTTGCTGCACGTGCGAAAAGACGCGATCGCTTTTTTAACCCGAATTTAAATTCGAAATTACTAAGTACTTATTGGTCAGTGCGCGCCCGACCTCCTCCCTTTACGGCGCTCGCAAACATCCGGTCCTCCCCCCGCCGGTTTGGCTGACCATGTTCTCTCCCAACAGCGCGATCGCGACATCACAGGAGTCACGGCAGTGACCTTCAAGAACCTTTCGATTTTGACCAAGGTCGGCCTTGTGGTCGTGGTCATGGGCATTTCCTCAATTCTGATCGCGCTTGCCGGTGCGCGCGGTCTTTCCTCCCTCGGCGCGACAATCATCGATGTCGGTGCGCGCGAAGAGGCAGCACGCGAGGCTATGGACCTGCGCGTCGATATCATCGCCATCAGCCGCATGACCTACCAGCTGGCCGCAGCTCCGGGGAAGGCCGCCGATTTCGGCGCTGAGACTGAGAAGCGTGCCGGGGAAATGCTCGGCCGCCTGACCAAGATCGAGGCGGTTGCCGACGATGCGGAAGACAAGCTGCTCAACGACATCCGCATCACGCTCAACAGCTACTTCGACGAGATCCGGGCGATGGTCGCCGTCGCCGCCGACAAGGGCGCGACGGATGCCGGCGCTGTCAAGGCCGCACTCGACAAGGCGCTTGAAGCGCAAAAGACGGTGACGGCGACGGTCAAGACCTACAGCACCTATTCCGGCGATGCGCTTGCCGCCGCCCGCACCGAAGCGCTCAATTCGTCCTCCGTTGCTATGACCATTCTCGCAGCCGCTGCCGCCGCCTGCGTGCTCTTCGGCGTCGGCGTCAGCCTCGTCGTTGCCCGTCGCGGCATCGTCGTTCCGGTGCGCGAACTGACTTCCACCATGAGCGAACTGGCCGACGGCAAGCTCGACGGTGACAGCACGGATGTCTCGCGAAAGGACGAGATCGGCGAGATGGCGCGTGCCGTCGAGGTCTTCCGCAAGAACGGCCTCGCCATGCGCGCGATGAAGGCGCAGGAAGCGGCGCTCCATGCCCGCAGCAGCGACCTGCAGTCCAATATCAGCGTGGTGGTAGCCTCCGCCGTCGCCGGCGACTTCACCGGCCGTATCACCAAGGACTATGAAAACGACGACCTCAACCGCTTCGCGTCCAGCGTCAACGAACTCGTTTCGAGCGTCGACCAGACAGTCAATGAAGTCCGCCGGGTGATCGCAGCCCTTGCCGATGCCGA contains:
- a CDS encoding methyl-accepting chemotaxis protein, with protein sequence MTFKNLSILTKVGLVVVVMGISSILIALAGARGLSSLGATIIDVGAREEAAREAMDLRVDIIAISRMTYQLAAAPGKAADFGAETEKRAGEMLGRLTKIEAVADDAEDKLLNDIRITLNSYFDEIRAMVAVAADKGATDAGAVKAALDKALEAQKTVTATVKTYSTYSGDALAAARTEALNSSSVAMTILAAAAAACVLFGVGVSLVVARRGIVVPVRELTSTMSELADGKLDGDSTDVSRKDEIGEMARAVEVFRKNGLAMRAMKAQEAALHARSSDLQSNISVVVASAVAGDFTGRITKDYENDDLNRFASSVNELVSSVDQTVNEVRRVIAALADADLTQAMRGEFHGAFAELQKNVNQTMVTLRSTMQNVRTAASTINDNSAELSSAANDLSKRTEQQAAALEETAAALDEITSTVRTASERANEAHEMVRATKESAGRSGAIVRSAVDAMGRIEGSSNRINQIISVIDEIAFQTNLLALNAGVEAARAGEAGRGFAVVAQEVRELAQRSANAAKEIKTLIHSSASEVENGVALVRSTGEALLEIETLVNNVSGHVNTIATAAREQATALQEINTSVNHMDQMTQQNAAMVEETTAASGTLAEESRQLRTMLAKFKLEGAVARESWSRAA